Proteins from a single region of Haloarcula laminariae:
- a CDS encoding PQQ-binding-like beta-propeller repeat protein, with protein sequence MSELDNEEFKEFLYNLTPEEFENFVAQVWSERGWTANVTQMSGDSGIDIVATKESPFQQKQLIQAKRYGPDTAVSSPDIQQYASLRQQENNVDSVVVVTSSRFSKQAVQLAEKLNVKLVSGEELYELFKTDEFFHILSDYSQDTHHGETKDMQTSDAQAANGQGEEVGSTVSRQPFGSSITVKWKAETGEGFAKMVYQDDSIYLGGSDNHLFAIECGAGVTQWSVELPHSIQCIATSGEDVYVGCKDYQVYSVDRATGEGNWSFRSDGYLSAIDVANGIVCCRAETHDYSELYAIDAETGEKLWSFEDGAGTHFGHITIDGGSVYYSSLHTLFSIDLSSGEVQWEFGPKDRSTKPAVHGDSIYVCSDANNQLYAIDADSGAEQWSYDAPGEIHSSPRVLDGTVYIGSGESRLYAVDSNNGSERWSFSAKGPVTLPPVVTGTTLNCASALGYIYAVNPNEGTLIEENEFDGDIYAMTADDTTVYVLGESGDLTALESPD encoded by the coding sequence ATGTCGGAACTGGACAACGAAGAGTTCAAAGAATTTCTTTATAATCTTACTCCAGAAGAATTTGAGAATTTTGTTGCGCAGGTTTGGTCTGAGCGGGGGTGGACTGCGAATGTTACGCAAATGTCTGGCGATAGTGGGATTGATATTGTCGCTACAAAAGAATCCCCGTTTCAACAGAAACAGCTTATTCAAGCAAAACGATATGGTCCTGATACTGCCGTAAGTAGTCCCGATATTCAACAGTACGCGAGTCTGCGCCAACAGGAGAATAACGTTGACTCAGTTGTTGTCGTGACAAGTAGTAGGTTCTCCAAGCAAGCAGTACAACTTGCAGAGAAACTAAATGTAAAATTGGTTAGTGGCGAGGAACTGTATGAGTTATTTAAAACTGATGAGTTCTTTCACATCTTGAGTGATTACTCTCAGGACACTCACCACGGGGAGACGAAGGATATGCAGACGTCTGATGCACAGGCAGCGAATGGCCAGGGAGAGGAAGTGGGTTCTACGGTTTCCAGACAACCGTTTGGATCTTCTATAACGGTGAAATGGAAGGCTGAAACGGGAGAAGGGTTTGCCAAAATGGTCTACCAGGATGATTCAATCTATCTCGGGGGTAGTGACAATCATTTGTTTGCTATAGAATGTGGTGCAGGAGTGACGCAGTGGAGTGTTGAGTTGCCACATTCGATTCAGTGTATAGCAACAAGCGGAGAAGATGTGTATGTTGGCTGTAAAGATTATCAGGTTTATTCGGTAGATAGAGCCACTGGCGAGGGTAATTGGTCGTTTCGCAGTGATGGATATCTCAGCGCGATAGATGTAGCAAACGGCATTGTTTGCTGTAGGGCTGAGACACACGACTATTCAGAATTGTATGCGATAGATGCGGAGACCGGTGAAAAGCTATGGAGTTTTGAGGATGGTGCAGGGACTCACTTTGGTCACATCACTATCGACGGAGGGTCTGTCTATTATTCGTCGCTGCATACATTATTTTCAATAGATCTGAGTTCAGGTGAGGTGCAGTGGGAATTTGGACCCAAAGACCGTTCTACGAAACCAGCAGTGCACGGCGACTCTATCTACGTTTGTAGTGATGCAAACAATCAGCTCTATGCAATCGATGCGGACAGTGGAGCTGAACAATGGTCATATGACGCACCGGGAGAGATTCATTCCTCACCAAGAGTACTAGATGGAACCGTCTATATTGGAAGCGGTGAATCTCGTTTGTACGCGGTTGATTCAAATAATGGGAGCGAGCGGTGGTCTTTCTCAGCCAAGGGTCCAGTAACACTACCACCAGTGGTAACAGGCACGACTCTCAACTGCGCGTCAGCTTTGGGATATATTTACGCTGTCAATCCGAATGAGGGAACGCTAATTGAAGAGAATGAATTTGACGGTGATATATATGCGATGACTGCTGACGATACTACGGTATATGTGCTAGGAGAGTCAGGGGATCTGACTGCTCTGGAGTCCCCTGATTAA